In Mangrovivirga cuniculi, the following proteins share a genomic window:
- a CDS encoding DUF3244 domain-containing protein: MKTLAKTISTVSLILIFTLICSTAYAGVNENSNKIFDPKKMSSGLIFDLDHIFNNPMKFRLDLHQPEKHLVQISIYDKDNNKVYSAFTSKTQNSQLFNLSELGYGEYTVEITTLGEVARDKIILEKPAYLNPVAFIKESETTKNKVTIVSLNAGSPVNFTITDEGNNVVYNDIYYKKDLRENINLNELPQGDYTLTLESNDVFESKNITIK; encoded by the coding sequence ATGAAAACTCTAGCAAAAACAATTTCGACAGTAAGTTTAATACTTATTTTTACCCTGATTTGCTCTACTGCTTATGCGGGTGTAAATGAAAACTCAAACAAGATTTTTGATCCAAAAAAAATGAGCTCAGGATTAATATTTGACTTAGATCACATATTTAATAATCCAATGAAATTTCGACTCGACCTGCATCAACCTGAGAAGCATTTGGTACAGATCTCCATTTATGATAAAGATAATAACAAGGTATATTCTGCTTTTACTAGTAAAACTCAAAACAGCCAGTTATTCAATTTATCAGAATTAGGTTATGGAGAATATACAGTTGAAATCACCACTTTAGGAGAAGTCGCCAGAGATAAAATAATCCTGGAAAAACCAGCTTATTTAAACCCTGTAGCATTTATAAAAGAAAGTGAAACAACAAAAAACAAGGTAACCATCGTTTCTTTAAATGCAGGTTCTCCTGTTAATTTCACTATCACGGATGAAGGTAACAACGTTGTTTACAATGACATCTATTACAAAAAAGATCTTAGAGAGAATATCAATTTAAATGAATTACCTCAGGGAGATTATACTCTCACATTAGAGTCAAATGATGTTTTCGAATCTAAAAATATAACTATCAAGTAA
- a CDS encoding Ig-like domain-containing protein encodes MKLFYFSTLITLLILTGCSDNEGQEPEIKLTSSTVNGTPLQDGMTGLSPESQIILTFNSEVSISDFRDNFSITSGVESADYTLLFQNASTKVTIQLNADFNTTYQLILAPNRIGTNGGVLSEGLNLSFTTGEHNFASSPCLPGGNCQNTFSVVTGDSQESYFNYNSNYPLQTELGIEENITKAVLVIHGINRNGEDYFNYMSNTLSDLSIQESTLLIAPVFEEVSQAPGYNYWSGSSWRSGGNSSNTAAISSFTVIDQMIQELLDIGNFPNLTEIVVTGHSSGALFTHLYSASSKIEDNRITYMVANSQFFYYPDARRYDESSGSFYTVENCNGIEFWPYGYSATPAYLSGIPKETFDLQMRTRKVIYLLGNGNQADPSLNTEDCQATVLGSSRFDRGKNILRYMNNFYPASNTHSEIIVEGIGHDGQGMYSSEEFKTWLGGL; translated from the coding sequence ATGAAACTTTTTTACTTTTCAACATTAATTACACTATTAATTCTTACGGGCTGTTCTGACAACGAAGGACAGGAACCGGAGATCAAGTTAACTTCATCCACTGTCAATGGGACACCACTACAGGATGGAATGACCGGGTTATCTCCTGAATCACAAATAATTCTGACTTTTAACTCAGAAGTAAGCATTAGCGATTTCAGAGATAATTTTTCGATAACCTCAGGGGTAGAATCCGCCGATTATACTTTATTATTTCAAAATGCAAGTACAAAAGTCACCATTCAGTTAAACGCTGATTTCAATACAACTTACCAATTAATTTTAGCTCCTAATCGAATTGGAACCAATGGAGGTGTGTTATCCGAGGGTCTGAATCTTAGTTTTACTACAGGAGAGCACAATTTCGCTAGCAGCCCATGTCTACCAGGAGGTAACTGTCAAAATACTTTTTCGGTTGTCACCGGGGATAGTCAGGAATCATATTTTAATTATAACAGTAACTATCCTTTACAAACTGAACTTGGAATCGAAGAAAATATAACCAAAGCTGTTTTGGTGATACATGGGATAAACAGAAATGGCGAGGATTATTTCAATTACATGAGTAACACTTTAAGCGATCTGAGCATTCAGGAAAGCACTCTTCTTATCGCACCCGTTTTTGAAGAAGTATCTCAGGCTCCGGGTTATAATTATTGGTCAGGATCGAGCTGGAGATCTGGAGGTAACAGTAGCAATACAGCCGCGATAAGTTCATTTACTGTTATAGATCAAATGATCCAGGAATTATTGGATATCGGAAACTTTCCTAACCTTACGGAAATTGTAGTTACCGGACATAGCTCCGGAGCGCTATTTACCCACCTGTATTCAGCTTCAAGTAAAATCGAAGACAATAGAATTACTTATATGGTGGCTAATAGTCAGTTCTTTTATTATCCTGATGCTCGTCGGTATGACGAATCAAGCGGATCTTTTTATACTGTTGAAAACTGCAACGGAATTGAATTCTGGCCTTATGGTTATTCAGCAACTCCTGCTTATCTATCAGGAATACCAAAAGAAACTTTCGATCTTCAAATGCGCACCAGGAAAGTAATCTATTTACTCGGCAATGGTAATCAGGCTGATCCATCATTAAATACTGAAGACTGCCAGGCTACCGTTCTGGGAAGCTCACGGTTTGACAGGGGGAAAAATATATTGAGATATATGAATAACTTTTATCCTGCCTCAAATACCCATTCTGAAATTATAGTAGAAGGAATCGGGCATGATGGACAGGGAATGTATAGTTCAGAAGAATTTAAGACCTGGCTTGGCGGTTTATAG
- a CDS encoding helix-turn-helix transcriptional regulator yields the protein MITLNIHPDASRDILHEIAREFDIKVNGNRLLVDNEDLKLDVRIEEFEGFFDLIITRECICRKPVRIFRHGKISNNFFPVLFIDSPAIQFKIPELGQVNVGSNSLHGVSFGMTTEPSEMFLPIEKELRFLSVRLKEEFIRKFEKDSSFSRHILKAEQDIIIHEMLTLEMKKLISDIHNIVGDDAFSKNIRKVRTEELIMLFFNKVDERDFSVGSKIEKSKTDAYERIYKVREKLLQDLSKQPNVEELADEAALSPSRMRSVFKEVFGMPVYSYLQEARLEEARNLLLNSDYSISSISYLIGFNNPGHFASLFKNKYGMLPSEWKRA from the coding sequence ATGATTACATTGAATATTCATCCGGATGCCTCACGGGATATCCTGCATGAAATTGCCCGTGAATTTGATATTAAAGTAAATGGGAACCGGCTATTAGTTGATAATGAAGATTTAAAGCTCGATGTCCGAATTGAGGAGTTTGAAGGATTTTTTGACCTGATAATAACCAGGGAATGCATATGCAGAAAACCTGTGAGAATATTTCGTCATGGAAAAATATCTAATAATTTTTTTCCGGTTTTATTTATAGATTCCCCCGCAATACAATTTAAAATCCCAGAATTGGGTCAGGTAAACGTTGGTAGTAATTCTCTACATGGAGTTTCTTTTGGCATGACAACCGAGCCAAGTGAGATGTTTTTACCAATCGAAAAGGAATTAAGATTTTTATCTGTCAGGCTCAAGGAAGAATTTATCAGGAAGTTTGAAAAAGATAGTTCTTTCTCCAGACACATTTTAAAGGCAGAGCAGGATATAATTATCCATGAAATGCTGACTCTCGAAATGAAGAAGTTAATCAGCGATATCCATAATATTGTGGGAGATGATGCTTTTTCAAAAAATATAAGAAAAGTCCGTACCGAGGAACTGATCATGTTATTTTTTAATAAGGTCGATGAACGGGATTTTTCTGTTGGGTCAAAGATTGAAAAAAGTAAAACTGATGCATATGAGCGGATCTATAAAGTGAGGGAAAAATTGCTTCAAGATCTATCAAAACAACCTAATGTAGAAGAATTGGCCGATGAAGCTGCTTTGTCGCCTAGCAGGATGCGAAGTGTGTTTAAAGAAGTATTTGGTATGCCTGTTTATTCATATTTACAGGAAGCAAGGTTAGAAGAAGCCAGGAATTTGTTATTAAACTCAGATTATAGTATTTCTTCTATTAGTTATCTGATCGGTTTTAACAACCCCGGACATTTTGCCTCACTCTTTAAAAATAAGTATGGAATGCTTCCAAGTGAGTGGAAAAGAGCTTGA
- a CDS encoding J domain-containing protein — protein MDKNYYEILNLSRDASLKEIKSNYRKLASKYHPDVNHEKNAQDIFIKIREAYDVLSDPVKKEDYDNKLNYAELLRDTRRVVPSNHRPKWHQYSPYRTSRQRYDYKNIPQNQEFLIRNKKTFISINWFIIIMGALLLSDFLTIEPAERFYFEAFEVREVPNEGMIYNIEIGSYLKTLGPFKELSESEPAQLFRTKLFGKRKGYELYSIDGTANFVSDRAPVYGTLIFFPAITVLLSIIGLFIKKHPVTFANLSIISTLFAIFSLVIFLLS, from the coding sequence ATGGACAAAAATTACTATGAAATACTAAATCTTTCCCGGGACGCTTCCCTGAAAGAGATAAAATCAAACTACCGAAAACTGGCATCTAAATATCATCCCGATGTCAATCATGAGAAGAATGCCCAGGATATTTTTATAAAGATTAGAGAGGCTTATGATGTATTATCAGATCCGGTAAAAAAAGAAGATTACGATAATAAACTCAATTATGCTGAATTATTAAGAGATACGAGAAGAGTGGTTCCCTCAAACCATAGACCAAAATGGCATCAGTATTCTCCTTACCGCACTAGCAGACAACGATATGACTATAAAAACATTCCTCAAAATCAGGAATTTCTTATTCGTAATAAAAAAACGTTTATCTCCATCAACTGGTTCATTATCATCATGGGAGCACTGCTATTAAGTGATTTTCTTACCATAGAGCCAGCTGAAAGATTCTATTTTGAAGCTTTTGAAGTCCGCGAAGTACCGAATGAAGGAATGATATACAATATTGAAATAGGAAGTTATCTGAAGACTCTCGGCCCTTTTAAAGAACTCAGTGAGTCAGAACCTGCTCAACTATTCAGAACCAAGCTGTTTGGTAAACGGAAAGGATATGAATTATATTCAATTGATGGAACTGCTAATTTTGTATCTGATCGGGCACCGGTATATGGTACTTTGATATTTTTTCCAGCAATCACAGTCTTATTAAGTATTATTGGATTATTCATCAAAAAGCACCCGGTCACTTTTGCTAATTTATCAATAATTTCAACCTTATTTGCTATTTTCAGCCTGGTGATATTTCTATTGTCCTGA
- a CDS encoding SusD/RagB family nutrient-binding outer membrane lipoprotein → MLKKYLYILGTFALFACDSLVGEDTNIDPNNPTTAPYSNVLTGAEVGNIILQTGETARRSGIFSGYYTGIDRQYEGFNSYTVTTSDFDNIWDDAFVNTLRNAKVTQALAEEEGIQGVTIGITQVLQALALGTSTSLYGDIPFDEAGDIEFENPEYEDQLVVYDKLQMLLDDAIVNLNTGTGLPTSGSDIYFDGNNVSWLEVAYTLKARYYMHAKDYANALASAQQGISNLESSMMAPHGTAEDDSNLTYQLFDVQSRGSDIVVSDFVISLMNPDGAINPNPMMYRGNAKTDETGRYNYYFISDEIGYQPNTNPDGWAAQDASAPIVTYEENLLIIAEASFRTGGFDDGLTALNEYRAFMNGGGYMIADPADVTYEAYVEADFQSGGIENPDGISQDDALLREILEERYVTLFGQIEGFNDTRRTYNESVVRVPVQPNTGDDLPQRFIYPQSEIDRNSSTPDPIPGIFEPTPVNQ, encoded by the coding sequence ATGTTAAAAAAATATTTATATATACTAGGAACATTTGCATTATTTGCTTGTGATTCTCTCGTCGGGGAGGACACAAATATAGATCCTAACAACCCAACCACTGCACCTTACAGTAATGTGTTAACAGGTGCAGAAGTCGGCAATATCATCCTGCAAACGGGCGAAACCGCACGTCGTTCGGGGATATTCAGTGGGTATTATACTGGTATAGACAGACAATATGAAGGATTTAATTCTTATACCGTAACTACTAGTGATTTTGACAATATCTGGGATGATGCTTTTGTGAACACTCTCAGAAATGCAAAAGTCACTCAAGCACTTGCAGAAGAAGAAGGTATTCAGGGAGTAACAATTGGTATTACTCAAGTTCTTCAGGCATTGGCGCTGGGAACCAGTACTTCACTTTACGGAGATATCCCTTTTGATGAAGCTGGTGATATCGAATTTGAAAACCCTGAATATGAGGATCAACTTGTAGTGTATGATAAGCTTCAAATGCTTTTAGATGATGCGATAGTAAACCTGAATACCGGTACCGGACTTCCTACTTCCGGGTCAGACATATACTTTGACGGTAATAACGTTAGCTGGCTCGAAGTAGCATATACTCTTAAAGCCAGGTATTATATGCATGCTAAAGATTATGCAAATGCGTTAGCATCAGCTCAACAAGGAATATCTAACCTGGAATCTTCAATGATGGCACCGCATGGTACCGCTGAGGATGATTCTAATCTTACTTACCAACTTTTTGATGTACAATCCAGGGGATCGGATATAGTTGTCTCTGATTTTGTTATAAGCTTAATGAATCCTGATGGGGCTATAAATCCTAATCCAATGATGTATCGGGGTAATGCTAAAACAGATGAGACCGGAAGGTATAATTATTATTTCATTTCAGATGAAATTGGATATCAACCAAATACCAATCCAGATGGCTGGGCGGCTCAGGATGCTTCAGCTCCTATCGTAACGTATGAGGAAAATCTATTAATCATTGCCGAAGCTAGTTTCAGAACTGGTGGTTTTGATGATGGACTTACTGCCTTAAACGAATACCGAGCATTTATGAATGGCGGAGGTTATATGATTGCTGATCCGGCTGATGTTACTTATGAAGCTTATGTGGAAGCTGATTTTCAAAGCGGTGGAATAGAAAACCCGGATGGCATATCTCAGGATGATGCACTCTTAAGAGAAATTCTTGAAGAACGATATGTAACTCTTTTCGGACAAATCGAAGGCTTTAATGATACTCGCAGAACCTATAATGAATCGGTGGTAAGAGTACCTGTACAGCCTAATACTGGTGATGATCTACCTCAACGCTTTATCTATCCTCAATCTGAAATAGATAGAAACAGTAGTACACCAGACCCGATCCCAGGAATATTTGAACCAACTCCTGTGAATCAATAA
- a CDS encoding T9SS type A sorting domain-containing protein, which translates to MKTLTKTIFALSLTLAFALSSFSAVANTNDEPGNIFDPKKMSSGLIFDLDHISEDLLKFRLNIHQPEKHLYNITIYDKDGNQLYTAYTSKTDNSQLFNLEGLGYGEYIVEINSLGETASDRIVLKEPEYLRPMGFIKESEKIKNKVTIVSLNTESTVKVKITDSNGKKVYVNSYYLKNYREHLDLNWLPKGEYTMTMTSDNFSETENITIK; encoded by the coding sequence ATGAAAACTCTAACAAAAACAATTTTCGCTTTAAGTCTGACATTAGCATTTGCATTATCATCTTTTAGTGCTGTTGCAAACACCAACGATGAACCAGGTAATATCTTCGATCCTAAAAAAATGAGTTCAGGATTAATTTTTGATCTGGATCATATTTCAGAGGATCTTTTGAAATTCAGATTAAATATCCATCAACCTGAAAAGCATCTATATAATATCACAATATATGACAAAGATGGAAACCAACTTTATACAGCCTACACAAGTAAAACCGATAACAGCCAGTTATTTAATCTTGAAGGTTTAGGTTACGGTGAATACATAGTAGAAATAAACTCTCTGGGTGAAACAGCTTCTGACAGAATAGTACTGAAGGAACCTGAATATTTAAGACCTATGGGATTCATTAAAGAGAGTGAAAAAATTAAAAATAAAGTCACTATAGTTTCTCTTAACACTGAATCTACTGTTAAAGTAAAAATAACAGATTCAAACGGTAAAAAAGTATATGTAAACTCTTATTACCTGAAAAACTACAGAGAGCATCTTGACCTTAATTGGTTACCAAAAGGTGAATATACAATGACAATGACATCAGACAACTTTTCTGAAACTGAAAATATCACAATCAAATAA
- a CDS encoding DUF4886 domain-containing protein, giving the protein MKNRHIVLWVLLLLISSPLSAQNDTVKVLFVGNSYTYFWNLPQVVEAMAETQDYPLIARQSTAGGTSLEQHWKGEKDLETISIIKSQQWDIIVFQNHSMSSIDNPESFMEYGKKFIELAREQGAEPYLYMTWAREANPMMFDTIQKAYIKLAKETGTKLVPVGEAWQMARQNNPDIDLYDPDGTHPSPTGTYLIACMFLNQLTGLPVNDIPKRIQTTDRNGQKLYLMIQPQLQADYLQAIVMEIAKSGKGEYESSK; this is encoded by the coding sequence ATGAAGAATAGACATATAGTGTTGTGGGTCTTATTGCTTTTGATCTCATCACCACTTTCTGCACAAAATGATACAGTAAAAGTATTATTTGTAGGGAACAGTTATACTTATTTCTGGAACCTGCCGCAGGTGGTTGAAGCGATGGCAGAAACACAAGACTATCCATTGATCGCCCGGCAGTCGACTGCCGGTGGAACATCATTGGAACAACACTGGAAGGGAGAGAAAGACCTCGAAACGATTTCAATCATCAAAAGTCAGCAATGGGATATAATCGTGTTTCAGAATCATAGTATGAGCTCGATCGATAACCCGGAAAGCTTCATGGAATACGGTAAAAAATTCATAGAACTGGCCAGGGAACAAGGTGCTGAACCCTATTTATACATGACCTGGGCACGAGAAGCAAACCCAATGATGTTTGATACAATTCAAAAAGCATACATAAAATTGGCTAAGGAGACCGGAACCAAACTTGTCCCGGTTGGTGAAGCATGGCAAATGGCCAGGCAAAATAATCCGGATATTGACTTATACGATCCGGATGGCACTCATCCTTCTCCTACTGGCACTTATTTAATTGCCTGTATGTTTCTTAATCAATTGACAGGTCTTCCAGTAAATGATATTCCAAAGCGGATCCAAACAACAGACCGCAACGGACAGAAATTGTATTTGATGATCCAGCCACAACTTCAAGCTGATTATTTACAAGCTATAGTTATGGAGATCGCTAAGTCAGGAAAGGGGGAATATGAATCCAGTAAGTAG
- a CDS encoding Ig-like domain-containing protein has protein sequence MKIFNIKYLKTMAGRSLLLLGACLMLTMACEDETEAISDNLRVILVKANGENAVSGSTAIEPNEAEIQLIFSHPVVQSDFESALSITGDPEKTITYDETGSFVTINFPLLDYNADYTISIPQGDYSQEGNPMEDDFNFDFTTREFVAPVISFSTDADFLEEGQEAVINVTLNKDIPIESSFELELGGNSEVDSDYTVDPVTFTFAPGETSKSFTVSTINDGIAEGEETLVIGATALQNLQLNTNFEISIFDKLPSLELKGVTAIRWTGETDGNSGKSIHLRATEDIADLSEYALGVANNGGGTDGIEYTFPAISVNAGDDILITREAAALESYYGTECFARFELVIEEGLPTQNGDDAIELFQDSVVVETYGDANVDGTGQDWEYSGSWAYKLGSEWITGGVDCTVGSTTTADASCTYPLCDSPVALKGVMALLWDGSGTNGGKAVHLVVNRDVPDLSIYGVGVTNNGGGTDGIEVTLPAEPASEGDHILIAREPATIGSYFGDCINRYALVIQSDAMNQNGDDGVELYENDVVIETYGDANVDGTGEAWEYSGAWSYKVGGVWQYNTLDCAATATSNANSDCPYAFCQ, from the coding sequence ATGAAAATATTTAACATAAAATATCTTAAAACAATGGCAGGCCGGTCATTACTCTTGCTTGGCGCCTGCCTAATGCTCACAATGGCCTGTGAGGATGAAACAGAAGCTATATCAGATAACCTTCGGGTTATTTTAGTAAAAGCAAACGGTGAAAATGCCGTTTCAGGTTCAACTGCAATCGAACCTAATGAAGCAGAAATCCAATTGATCTTTTCCCACCCGGTAGTTCAGTCAGATTTTGAATCTGCCCTGTCTATAACCGGTGATCCGGAAAAAACCATCACTTATGATGAAACAGGATCTTTTGTAACCATTAATTTCCCACTGTTAGACTATAATGCTGATTATACGATCAGTATTCCGCAAGGAGATTATAGCCAGGAAGGAAATCCAATGGAAGATGATTTTAATTTTGATTTCACAACAAGAGAATTTGTTGCTCCGGTTATTTCTTTTTCTACTGATGCAGACTTTCTGGAAGAAGGCCAGGAGGCAGTAATAAATGTTACTCTCAATAAAGATATACCAATTGAGTCTTCTTTTGAACTTGAATTAGGTGGTAATTCTGAGGTGGACTCTGATTATACTGTCGATCCGGTTACTTTTACATTTGCTCCGGGAGAGACATCAAAATCATTTACGGTTTCTACTATAAATGATGGAATTGCCGAAGGTGAAGAAACGTTAGTAATTGGTGCTACTGCCCTGCAAAACTTACAACTCAATACTAATTTTGAAATATCAATATTCGATAAACTTCCGTCATTAGAATTAAAGGGAGTTACTGCAATACGCTGGACTGGTGAAACCGATGGTAACAGTGGTAAATCAATACATTTAAGAGCAACGGAAGATATTGCTGACTTAAGTGAATACGCTTTAGGTGTTGCTAATAATGGTGGTGGTACCGATGGAATTGAATATACATTCCCGGCCATTTCAGTTAATGCCGGTGATGATATTCTGATCACGAGAGAAGCTGCTGCATTAGAATCTTATTACGGAACTGAATGTTTTGCCAGGTTTGAACTGGTTATCGAAGAAGGACTGCCTACTCAAAATGGAGATGATGCCATCGAGTTATTCCAGGATAGTGTTGTAGTAGAAACGTATGGTGATGCCAACGTTGACGGTACAGGTCAGGATTGGGAATACAGTGGCTCATGGGCTTACAAACTTGGGTCAGAGTGGATCACTGGAGGCGTCGACTGTACTGTAGGTTCTACTACAACCGCAGATGCTTCGTGTACTTATCCATTATGTGATAGTCCGGTTGCCCTAAAAGGTGTTATGGCCTTACTATGGGACGGATCAGGCACAAACGGTGGTAAGGCAGTTCACCTTGTGGTAAACAGAGATGTTCCGGATTTGAGTATATATGGTGTAGGAGTTACCAACAATGGTGGTGGTACCGACGGCATCGAGGTTACACTTCCTGCTGAACCTGCTTCAGAAGGTGACCACATATTAATAGCCAGAGAACCGGCAACGATCGGAAGCTATTTTGGTGATTGCATTAACAGATATGCACTGGTAATTCAGTCTGATGCTATGAATCAAAATGGTGACGATGGTGTAGAGTTATATGAAAATGATGTGGTAATAGAAACGTATGGTGATGCCAACGTAGATGGAACTGGTGAAGCCTGGGAATACTCAGGAGCCTGGTCTTATAAAGTAGGTGGTGTATGGCAATACAACACATTAGATTGTGCTGCAACAGCTACTTCTAACGCCAATTCTGATTGTCCTTATGCTTTTTGTCAATAA
- a CDS encoding lipocalin family protein produces MKYVVVPLILLLLFSCNESGDENDPLETVSVDLEKYTGRWYEIASFPNTFQEGCKCTYAEYTKKEDYIKVYNRCIQDGEVSDISGKAFPAGEGKLKVQFFWPFKGDYYVIDVGDNYEYALVGAPSRGSLWILSRTREIDDDLFNRLVKLAEDNGFDTSQLQKTPQEGCES; encoded by the coding sequence ATGAAATATGTAGTAGTGCCTCTTATTTTATTACTATTATTTAGTTGTAATGAAAGTGGCGATGAAAACGACCCATTGGAAACAGTGTCTGTCGACCTTGAAAAATATACAGGAAGATGGTATGAGATAGCCTCTTTCCCGAACACTTTTCAGGAAGGTTGTAAGTGTACTTATGCTGAATACACAAAAAAAGAAGATTATATTAAAGTTTATAACCGATGTATTCAGGATGGAGAAGTGAGTGATATTTCCGGTAAAGCATTTCCTGCAGGAGAGGGGAAGTTGAAAGTGCAATTTTTCTGGCCTTTTAAAGGAGACTATTATGTAATCGATGTAGGTGATAATTATGAATATGCATTAGTCGGAGCACCTTCGAGAGGATCTCTATGGATATTAAGCAGAACCAGGGAAATTGATGATGACTTATTTAATCGGTTGGTTAAATTAGCGGAGGATAATGGGTTCGATACTTCACAGCTTCAAAAAACACCCCAGGAAGGTTGTGAATCGTAG
- a CDS encoding SLC13 family permease translates to MNPVSRRKVFIIAGPLLFLILQLIGRPQSMNAEAFNVLCITIWMAVWWISEALPIAATALLPIVLFPLLNVIEIGEVSSAYGHKYIFLYMGGFMIAIAIEKWNLHKRIALNIIYVIGADLKRIILGFMIATAFLSMWISNTATSVMMLPIGMAIISQVTLKDGKKGKSYFGKALMIAIAYSASIGGFATLIGTPPNLVLAGILEQVYNVKITFVQWLSFGLPLSIVLFIICWRYLVRYAFDFSKEEFPGGMDQLKKLREDLGKMSYEEKAVLVVFIFTAVAWISRSFIEKVIPAIDDTIIAMIGGLALFVIPSSKKGKPIINWKDAKGIPWGIIILFGGGIALAKGFTDTGLAEYIASRLNYMQGLSLILLILVLVAMVNFLTEITSNLATIAMLLPILAPIAAAFDLHPYMIMVSATVAASCAFMLPVATPPNAVVFGSNLLSIRDMVKTGIAMNIISILLITVVTYFALPVMWDFIPSQFPEMFNAQVNK, encoded by the coding sequence ATGAATCCAGTAAGTAGACGGAAGGTATTTATTATTGCCGGGCCACTGCTTTTTTTGATTCTCCAGCTGATCGGCCGGCCGCAATCAATGAACGCTGAGGCATTTAATGTCCTTTGTATCACAATATGGATGGCTGTATGGTGGATCTCCGAGGCATTGCCAATTGCTGCGACGGCTTTATTACCGATCGTACTATTCCCGCTTCTCAATGTGATTGAGATTGGAGAGGTATCTTCTGCCTATGGGCATAAATACATCTTTCTTTATATGGGTGGGTTTATGATCGCGATAGCTATAGAGAAGTGGAATCTGCATAAACGGATCGCATTGAACATTATTTATGTGATCGGTGCAGACCTAAAGCGAATCATCCTTGGCTTTATGATAGCCACTGCATTTTTATCCATGTGGATATCAAATACGGCAACCTCAGTAATGATGCTGCCGATCGGTATGGCAATCATATCCCAGGTAACTTTAAAGGATGGTAAAAAAGGCAAAAGTTACTTTGGCAAAGCCCTGATGATCGCAATTGCTTACAGTGCCAGTATTGGTGGTTTTGCAACGTTGATTGGCACACCCCCAAACCTTGTTTTAGCGGGGATACTCGAGCAGGTGTACAATGTGAAGATAACTTTCGTTCAGTGGTTGTCTTTTGGATTGCCGTTATCGATCGTCTTATTTATCATTTGCTGGAGATACCTGGTGAGATATGCTTTTGATTTTTCGAAAGAAGAATTTCCCGGAGGAATGGATCAATTAAAAAAGCTTCGTGAAGACCTGGGAAAAATGTCTTATGAAGAAAAAGCAGTGCTGGTTGTATTCATTTTTACAGCCGTGGCCTGGATATCCCGTTCATTCATTGAAAAAGTGATCCCGGCAATCGATGATACAATCATTGCAATGATCGGTGGACTTGCGCTATTTGTAATTCCTTCCTCTAAAAAGGGAAAACCGATCATAAACTGGAAAGATGCCAAAGGTATCCCCTGGGGAATCATCATTTTATTTGGTGGTGGTATAGCACTGGCAAAAGGATTTACAGATACAGGCCTTGCAGAATATATTGCCAGCAGGTTAAACTACATGCAGGGCCTTTCATTGATCTTATTAATCCTTGTTCTGGTAGCGATGGTTAATTTCCTTACCGAGATCACCAGTAACCTGGCAACGATAGCGATGCTTTTACCAATCCTTGCTCCTATTGCAGCAGCATTTGACCTCCATCCATACATGATCATGGTATCGGCTACAGTAGCCGCATCATGCGCATTCATGTTACCGGTGGCCACACCACCCAATGCGGTGGTTTTTGGGTCAAACCTGCTTAGCATCAGGGATATGGTCAAAACAGGAATTGCGATGAACATTATCTCAATTCTGTTGATTACAGTAGTAACTTATTTTGCTCTTCCGGTTATGTGGGACTTTATTCCTTCTCAATTCCCGGAAATGTTTAATGCACAAGTAAATAAATAA